One window of Sphingobacteriales bacterium genomic DNA carries:
- a CDS encoding T9SS type A sorting domain-containing protein translates to MKKKLPIFALLTVFVLFVFAYKNNTINLNEQSANSTSQTEAGEKKIKKRGIARALDFWYKMRVNPETGEVSLNDVLRARKQADHQKALKDASLIQWNFMGPNDVGGRTRAILIDPTNPHKMIAGAVSGGIWTSDDGGLNWSEHPQNLELPCLTISCIARSANGHIYVGTGEKIWGGVTPGNGDSGFAGCGIYKSTDGGTTYNLLESAIPTTNSGTHRWAYIVALATHPTNADWIYAATDVSMYMSKDGGETWISPNGIPDLSGSAWSVIAASNGTIHALVGSQYFKSTDGENFVQKSGPALGNFPSYGNNKKLAVSPTDPNYVYAITTNGSPNFGCLRQVLQSSDGGETWIEIGAGGSEFFEPLGNATQCQGWYDLCIAVDPANKERIFVGGVDMWSWSVNDNWQQVANWFPETPSYPYYVHADKHTLVFHPTNPNILYIGNDGGIARSINAGNLAPTFTTLNRNYNVTQFYSIGASDDGRVLGGTQDNGTQFVTLSGDSYLAGTEVIGGDGGYVDISKINPNVVFGAYVQGALYRSSNGGQSFAGGFLDQNIDCQPLNTEGNCAGDGSVDGSPEFITPTLLWEDVNANLSVFVTGNGIGQVFVTLEGLNVSTVPEWRNIGSFGGSGSGRTVTCVNVSRDVAGRVMVVAGSADGRVLILRNFIVDESVAEPQLATLAQVLKKEISAATVTAGLDNARYVTSVTPDPYNPTSLTVTMGNYGREVYVFRTLNATNTTPVFFSMQGTGDNALPPMPVYDLVIDIGDPNRIFAATEMGVWMCEIIQTGATTFDYIWSEQNDGIGRVPAFRIRQEPIKSSDQVGCYVLYVGTHGKGLYRSTTFTFPTCDTELPDYGSPVGIETPTGKDLAIQVIPNPLVNQGIFKLTINKPTEQATVSVFNTNGQLVCRQIVNGTAGSQTIDVNASDYSAGVYIAIFENGSDKTATKFIVK, encoded by the coding sequence ATGAAAAAGAAATTACCAATTTTTGCTTTATTGACAGTTTTTGTTTTGTTCGTTTTTGCATATAAGAATAACACAATAAATTTAAACGAACAATCTGCCAATTCTACTTCTCAAACGGAAGCCGGTGAAAAGAAAATTAAAAAACGCGGGATTGCCAGAGCTTTAGATTTTTGGTATAAAATGCGGGTTAATCCGGAAACTGGGGAAGTTTCATTGAATGATGTTTTGCGAGCAAGAAAACAAGCAGACCATCAAAAAGCGCTTAAAGATGCCTCTTTAATTCAGTGGAACTTTATGGGACCCAATGATGTAGGAGGACGGACACGCGCTATATTAATTGATCCTACAAATCCACATAAAATGATTGCAGGAGCAGTTTCCGGCGGTATTTGGACCTCTGATGACGGTGGATTAAATTGGTCCGAGCATCCTCAAAATCTCGAATTGCCTTGCCTTACAATATCTTGTATTGCTCGTTCTGCAAACGGCCATATATATGTCGGAACCGGTGAAAAAATCTGGGGTGGCGTAACTCCGGGAAATGGAGATAGTGGTTTTGCAGGTTGCGGTATTTACAAATCAACGGATGGTGGTACAACTTACAACCTTTTGGAAAGTGCCATACCAACAACAAACAGCGGTACTCACCGATGGGCTTATATTGTTGCTTTAGCCACTCATCCTACAAATGCCGATTGGATATATGCAGCAACAGATGTTTCTATGTATATGAGCAAAGACGGAGGTGAAACCTGGATTTCTCCAAATGGAATCCCCGATTTAAGTGGTAGCGCATGGAGTGTTATCGCTGCATCTAACGGAACTATACATGCCCTCGTAGGTTCACAATATTTTAAATCTACAGATGGTGAAAACTTTGTTCAAAAAAGTGGTCCTGCTCTTGGTAATTTCCCGTCTTATGGAAACAACAAAAAATTAGCAGTTTCACCAACTGACCCCAATTATGTTTATGCTATTACAACCAATGGCTCACCAAACTTTGGATGTCTCCGTCAAGTATTACAATCTTCAGATGGCGGCGAAACCTGGATTGAAATAGGCGCAGGAGGAAGTGAATTTTTTGAGCCTTTAGGAAATGCAACGCAATGTCAGGGATGGTATGATTTATGTATTGCGGTTGATCCTGCTAACAAAGAAAGAATTTTTGTAGGTGGAGTGGATATGTGGTCATGGTCTGTGAATGACAACTGGCAACAAGTTGCCAATTGGTTTCCTGAAACACCTTCCTATCCGTATTATGTTCACGCAGATAAACATACTTTAGTTTTTCATCCCACAAATCCAAATATATTGTATATCGGCAATGATGGTGGCATCGCCCGTTCTATAAATGCGGGCAATTTAGCACCTACGTTTACAACTCTGAACCGCAATTACAATGTAACTCAATTTTATTCAATTGGAGCTAGTGATGATGGAAGAGTTTTAGGCGGAACCCAGGACAACGGCACTCAGTTTGTAACTCTGAGTGGCGATTCCTATTTAGCCGGTACCGAAGTTATCGGTGGTGACGGGGGTTATGTAGATATTTCAAAAATTAACCCAAATGTAGTATTTGGCGCTTATGTTCAGGGGGCTTTATATCGTTCGTCCAATGGTGGACAATCTTTTGCCGGCGGATTTTTAGATCAAAATATTGACTGTCAGCCTCTCAATACTGAAGGAAATTGTGCCGGAGATGGCTCGGTGGACGGAAGTCCTGAGTTTATTACGCCCACCTTATTATGGGAAGACGTGAATGCCAATTTATCTGTTTTTGTAACTGGTAACGGTATTGGTCAAGTCTTTGTAACTTTGGAAGGACTGAATGTAAGTACAGTTCCAGAATGGCGCAATATTGGTAGTTTCGGAGGATCCGGAAGTGGTCGAACAGTTACTTGTGTCAATGTTTCAAGAGATGTGGCAGGCAGAGTAATGGTAGTAGCCGGATCGGCAGATGGACGGGTTTTGATTTTGAGAAACTTCATCGTGGATGAATCAGTTGCCGAACCACAATTAGCGACCTTAGCCCAAGTTTTAAAAAAGGAAATTTCCGCAGCAACAGTAACAGCCGGTTTGGATAATGCCCGATATGTTACATCAGTAACACCGGACCCATACAATCCTACATCTTTGACAGTTACTATGGGAAATTATGGTCGTGAGGTTTATGTTTTCCGAACTCTAAACGCAACTAATACCACTCCTGTTTTCTTTTCAATGCAGGGAACAGGCGATAATGCATTACCTCCTATGCCTGTTTATGATTTGGTGATAGATATCGGAGACCCCAATCGCATTTTTGCAGCAACTGAAATGGGCGTATGGATGTGTGAAATCATACAAACAGGAGCAACAACCTTTGATTATATCTGGTCAGAACAAAATGACGGCATTGGAAGGGTTCCGGCATTCAGAATTCGACAGGAACCTATTAAATCCAGTGATCAGGTAGGATGTTATGTTTTATATGTAGGTACACATGGAAAAGGTTTATACCGAAGCACTACTTTTACTTTCCCAACCTGTGATACTGAACTTCCTGATTATGGTAGTCCTGTTGGAATTGAAACCCCAACCGGAAAAGATTTGGCAATTCAGGTTATCCCCAACCCATTGGTTAACCAAGGAATCTTTAAACTGACAATTAACAAACCAACAGAACAGGCAACAGTTTCTGTTTTCAATACCAATGGACAATTGGTTTGTCGTCAGATTGTTAACGGAACTGCAGGAAGCCAAACAATAGATGTAAATGCTTCTGACTATTCAGCCGGTGTATATATCGCCATTTTTGAAAATGGAAGCGACAAAACAGCTACAAAATTTATTGTTAAATAA